Below is a window of Clostridia bacterium DNA.
GGATTACGAAACGGCGAAACGCGCCTTCGCGCGCGGAGCGTCGCACGTCACGCATCTGTTCAACGCGATGCTCCCGATGGGGCACCGCGAACCCGGGCTCGCCGGCGCGGCGCTGGACAGCGAAGGCGTAACCTGCGAGCTTATCTGCGACGGCGAACACGTCCATCCGGCCGCCGTCCGCCTCGCCTTCAAAACGCTCGGCGCGGAACGCGTCGCGCTTATCAGCGACTCAGTCGCCGGAGCCGGACTGCCGCAGGGGGAATACGTCTTCCGCGGCGTCAAACACAGGCGCGACGGAGGTAAGGCGGTACGCCTCGCCGACGGGAGCCTCGCCGGCGGCGGCGGCTTCCTGCTGGATAACGTCCGCAGCGCCGTGGAATTCGGCGTGCCGCTTGCGGACGCCGTCCGCGCGGCCTCGCTCACTCCCGCCCGCGTCATCGGCGCGGAGGGGCGCATCGGCAGCATCGCCGCCGGCAAGCGCGCGGACCTCATCCTCGTCGACGCGGAGCTGAAACTCAAAGCAGTCGTCCTGCGCGGCAGACTTCTCTCATAAAGGAGACGAAAATATGGGATTTCTCGACAACATGATGTCAAACAGATATAACCGCAAGGAGATCAAGCGGGCGCAGGCCTTCACCGACAGGGCGCTCGCGCTTGCGGACCGCTTCAGCGCCATGAGCGAAGCGGAGCTGAAGGGCATGACCGCGCAGTTCAAGCAGCGCATCGCCAACGGCGAGGAGCTCGACAGTATCCTGCCGGAAGCGTTCGCCACCGTCGCGGAGGCGTCCTGGCGCGTGCTGAATATGCGCCACTACCCCGTGCAGATGATCGGCGGCGTCGTGCTCCACAAGGGCAAGATCGCGGAGATGAAGACCGGCGAAGGCAAAACGCTCGTCGCCACGCTCCCCGCGTATCTGAACGCGCTGACCGGCAACGGCGTGCATATAGTCACCGTCAACGACTACCTCGCCAAGCGCGACAGCGAATGGATGGGCAAGGTCTACCGCTACCTCGGGCTTTCCGTCGGCCTCGTCATTCACGACGTCGACCCGGCCGAACGCCGCCCGATGTACGAGGCGGATATAACCTACGGCACGAATAACGAAATGGGCTTCGACTACCTGCGCGACAATATGGTCACCTACAAGGAGCGCATGGTACAGCGCGGCCACAGCTACGCGATAGTCGACGAGGTCGACTCCATTCTCGTCGACGAGGCGAGAACGCCGCTCATCATTTCCGGCCCCGGCGACAAATCGACGGAGCTCTATCAGCTCGCCGACCGAGTCGCGCAGACGCTTCACGCCGAGCGCTTCGTCGAGCTCAGCGACAAGGAGAACCACGACGATATCGACGCCGACTACATCATAGACGAAAAAGCGCGTACCGCGACGCTGACTCCCCGCGGAGTCGAGAAGGTCGAACGCGCCTTCAACATAGACAACCTCAACGACCCGGAGAATATGACGCTTTCGCATCATATCAATCAGGCGATCCGCGCGCGCGGCATCATGAAGCGCGACGTTGACTACGTCGTCAAGGACGGCGAGGTCATAATCGTCGACGAATTCACCGGCCGCCTTATGTACGGCCGCCGCTACAACGAAGGCCTCCATCAGGCGATCGAGGCGAAGGAGGGCGTGACCGTCGCCAAGGAGAGCAAAACGCTCGCGACCATCACCTTCCAGAACTACTTCCGCCTTTACGATAAGCTCGCCGGCATGACCGGTACCGCGATGACCGAAGCCGCCGAGTTCCGCGAGATCTACGACCTCGACGTCGTCGAGATCCCCACGAATAAGCCGATGATCCGCGACGACAAGCCGGACGTCGTCTACAAGACCGAGGCGGCGAAGTATAACGCCGTTATCGAGCAGATATCCGAGTGCCACGAAAAGGGCCAGCCCGTCCTCGTCGGCACGGTCACGATAGAGAAATCCGAGCTGCTTTCCAAGATGCTCAAAAGGCAGGGGATACAGCATCAGGTGCTGAACGCGAAGCATCACGAGAAGGAAGCGGAGATCGTCGCGCAGGCGGGCAAGCTCGGCGCCGTCACCATCGCCACGAACATGGCGGGCCGCGGAACCGACATAATGCTCGGCGGCAACGCCGAATACCTCGCCAAGGCGCGTATGCGCAAGGAGCAGGTGCCGGAGGAGCTCATCGTCGAAGCCACCGGCTACGCCGAAACGGAAGACCCCGACATCCTCGGCGCGCGCGCGAAGTTCCGCGAATACTACGACGAATACCGCGCCGAGACCGCGAAGGAGGCGGAGCAGGTCGTCAAGGCGGGCGGTCTCTTCATAGTCGGCACGGAGCGGCACGAAAGCCGCCGTATAGATAACCAGCTTCGCGGTCGAAGCGGCAGACAGGGCGACCCCGGCGCGAGCCGTTTCTTCCTCTCCGCGGAGGACGAACTCGTCCGTCTTTTCGGCGGCGACCGCATAAAGGCGACGCTCGAAATGCTCCGCGTGGACGAAAATATGCCCATCGAATCCAAGATGCTCTCGAACGTCATCGAGAGCTCGCAGAAGCGCGTCGAGAGCCGCAACTTCTCGATCCGCAAGAGCGTCCTGC
It encodes the following:
- the secA gene encoding preprotein translocase subunit SecA, whose product is MGFLDNMMSNRYNRKEIKRAQAFTDRALALADRFSAMSEAELKGMTAQFKQRIANGEELDSILPEAFATVAEASWRVLNMRHYPVQMIGGVVLHKGKIAEMKTGEGKTLVATLPAYLNALTGNGVHIVTVNDYLAKRDSEWMGKVYRYLGLSVGLVIHDVDPAERRPMYEADITYGTNNEMGFDYLRDNMVTYKERMVQRGHSYAIVDEVDSILVDEARTPLIISGPGDKSTELYQLADRVAQTLHAERFVELSDKENHDDIDADYIIDEKARTATLTPRGVEKVERAFNIDNLNDPENMTLSHHINQAIRARGIMKRDVDYVVKDGEVIIVDEFTGRLMYGRRYNEGLHQAIEAKEGVTVAKESKTLATITFQNYFRLYDKLAGMTGTAMTEAAEFREIYDLDVVEIPTNKPMIRDDKPDVVYKTEAAKYNAVIEQISECHEKGQPVLVGTVTIEKSELLSKMLKRQGIQHQVLNAKHHEKEAEIVAQAGKLGAVTIATNMAGRGTDIMLGGNAEYLAKARMRKEQVPEELIVEATGYAETEDPDILGARAKFREYYDEYRAETAKEAEQVVKAGGLFIVGTERHESRRIDNQLRGRSGRQGDPGASRFFLSAEDELVRLFGGDRIKATLEMLRVDENMPIESKMLSNVIESSQKRVESRNFSIRKSVLQYDDVMNRQREIIYDQRGKVLAGEDIHPFIEKMKEDTINAVCDMYLGGNIPDEWNLMGLRDHYLGVLTDENTFNYTREELQELDRKDVINELMRRADEKMESQREIFGEMFPELERIALLRSVDSRWMDHIDAMEDLKRGIYLRSYGQQDPVNAYKQEGFDMFDEMIEAIKEDTIKRVLAAKIVRQEKMVREQIANPIHSSHGGDGSVKKQPVVKKKKIGPNDPCPCGSGKKYKNCCG